Proteins encoded together in one Amphiprion ocellaris isolate individual 3 ecotype Okinawa chromosome 14, ASM2253959v1, whole genome shotgun sequence window:
- the LOC111571542 gene encoding macrophage colony-stimulating factor 1 receptor 2-like, translating into MWLHSLLLSIALSCCCSAELPGPPMIHLNSNFLPNRSDAVLAAGSAFSLSCHGNGLVHWSSSAFRLQFEDSLPDPVQVSRADPRHTGTYRCGYANRSLEHLHTWIHLYITDPAHPSSVFVTPRSSSPILKEGQDYLFRCLLTDPSLTNLTLQSEDRGRGLPPGMKVTFDPRSGALIQHPQRSFSGRYTCSGWKDGRLFRSTPVDLLVVPRLRHPPSLSVSQAELVRLEGELFEVTCLSSNPSHFYNLTWTHPQIQKLNATIRRRYGNNQLYINSTLSVSPVHLHHSGPYTCTAVNEAGVATATTQLTVLDRPILRIYLRQPANGNTTSSSLEANASAEASSANVSRVEAYEGHDVTLTFVMEAYPPIRSQHWTTPEHITNDNNTVYQESNAANGYRSEASLLLHRVRQEDRGRYSFHFSNLFFNGSQNVDLQIYRSPTVAISVENTTLTCSSSGYPLPTILWLTCPGVQPTCANVSTNQVPSAGVTSQADEEVRTHLPLSSDDDVTFECVSSNLVGESRVVFSPSPERLVVFTPALIGALSVIVVLLLLLLVVFYRWRQQPKYEIRWKIIESTDGNNYTFVDPTQLPYNHKWEFPRDKLRLGAVLGSGAFGKVVEATAYGLETDNKVTRVAVKMLKPSAHSEEREALMSELKILSHLGYHDNIVNLLGACTQGGPMLMITEYCSHGDLLNFLRAHADDIMASMLNVDNLEDKVFYKNMAAQNGRLRSDSGISCCSEYQEMQPFLSSGRSHLGGHTDNLSVSDLMRFSHQVAQGLDFLSTRNCIHRDVAARNVLLTDHHVAKICDFGLARDICNDDSYIVQGNARLPVKWMAPESIFQCVYTLQSDVWSYGVLLWEIFSLGKSPYPNVSVDTNFYKMIKDGGHMRRPDFAPAEMYHLMTLCWSLEPTDRPTFKAIGQLISRLLPSNKEASSHHSEQAAYRNIDKCSEEEEEEVGGETLKRREGEEERYEDEEADPKNIYQLS; encoded by the exons aACTTCCTGGTCCGCCAATGATCCATCTGAACTCTAACTTCCTACCAAACCGATCAGACGCAGTTCTGGCAGCTGGCTCCGCCTTCAGCCTCAGTTGCCATGGTAACGGGTTGGTACACTGGTCCAGCTCTGCGTTCCGGCTgcagtttgaggacagtttacCGGATCCAGTGCAGGTGAGCAGGGCGGACCCCCGACACACCGGGACGTACCGCTGTGGGTACGCCAACCGCAGCCTGGAACACCTGCACACCTGGATCCACCTGTACATCACAG ACCCCGCCCACCCCTCCAGCGTCTTCGTCACGCCTCGCAGCAGCAGCCCCATCCTCAAGGAGGGCCAGGACTACCTGTTCAGGTGTCTGCTGACAGACCCGTCCCTCACAAACCTGACCCTCCAATCAGAGGACAGGGGGCGGGGCCTGCCCCCAGGCATGAAGGTGACCTTTGACCCTCGGAGTGGAGCACTGATCCAACACCCGCAGAGGTCGTTTAGTGGACGCTACACCTGTTCAGGTTGGAAGGACGGGAGACTGTTCAGATCCACACCTGTAGACCTGCTGGTGGTCCCCA ggcTGCGTCATCCTCCCTCGCTGTCCGTCAGTCAGGCTGAACTTGTCCGTCTGGAAGGAGAGCTATTTGAGGTCACCTGTCTGAGCAGTAACCCCTCCCACTTCTACAACCTCACCTGGACACACCCACAGATACag AAACTGAATGCCACCATCAGACGTCGCTACGGTAACAACCAGCTGTACATCAACAGCACACTGAGCGTCTCCCCCGTCCACCTGCATCACAGCGGACCGTACACCTGTACGGCTGTCAACGAGGCCGGGGTCGCCACAGCAACCACACAGCTCACTGTGCTGG ATCGGCCGATCCTGAGGATCTACCTGAGGCAGCCCGCTAACGGTAACACCACCAGCAGCTCTCTGGAAGCTAACGCTAGCGCTGAGGCTAGCAGCGCTAATGTTAGCAGGGTGGAAGCGTACGAAGGCCACGACGTGACGCTGACCTTTGTGATGGAGGCGTATCCTCCAATCAGGAGCCAGCACTGGACCACACCAGAACACATCACCAATGACAACAACACAGTGTACCAGGAGAGCAATGCTGCTAACGGCTACAG GTCCGAGGccagtctgctgctgcaccggGTGCGTCAGGAGGATCGAGGTCGATactcttttcatttttcaaacttgTTCTTCAATGGCTCGCAGAACGTTGACCTCCAAATCTACC gttCACCGACTGTCGCCATCTCTGTGGAAAACACCACtctgacctgcagcagctctggatATCCgttacccacaatcctctggCTCACCTGCCCCGGCGTCCAGCCCAC GTGCGCGAACGTCTCCACCAATCAGGTTCCTTCTGCTGGGGTGACCTCACAGGCAGACGAGGAGGTGAGGACACACCTCCCTTTGTCATCTGACGATGATGTCACCTTCGAGTGCGTCTCCTCCAACCTGGTGGGAGAGTCTCGTGTCGTCTTCAGTCCCA GCCCTGAACGTCTGGTCGTCTTCACGCCGGCTCTGATTGGAGCTCTGAGTGTCATCgtcgtcctcctcctgctcctatTGGTTGTCTTTTACAGGTGGAGACAG caaCCCAAATACGAGATCCGCTGGAAGATCATTGAGAGCACTGATGGGAACAACTACACCTTCGTTGACCCCACCCAGCTGCCGTACAATCACAAGTGGGAGTTTCCTCGAGACAAGCTCCGCCTCG GTGCCGTTTTGGGCTCGGGGGCATTTGGGAAGGTGGTGGAGGCGACAGCTTACGGACTGGAAACCGACAACAAGGTCACCAGAGTCGCCGTGAAGATGCTCAAAC CCAGTGCTCACTCAGAGGAACGGGAGGCTCTGATGTCAGAGCTGAAGATCCTCAGCCATCTTGGTTACCATGACAACATTGTGAACCTGCTGGGGGCGTGCACTCAGGGAG GCCCCATGCTGATGATCACAGAGTACTGTAGCCACGGCGACCTGCTCAACTTCCTGCGGGCTCATGCTGATGACATCATGGCGTCCATGTTGAATGTGGACAACTTGGAAGACAAGGTGTTCTACAAGAACATGGCTGCCCAGAACGGCCGACTGCGGAG TGACAGTGGGATCTCGTGCTGTTCTGAGTATCAGGAGATGCAGCCGTTTCTCAGTTCAGGACGATCACACCTGG GTGGACACACAGACAATCTCTCTGTCAGTGACCTCATGAGGTTTTCTCACCAGGTGGCTCAGGGTCTCGACTTTCTGTCAACCAGGAAT tgtATCCACAGAGACGTGGCAGCGAGGAATGTCCTGCTGACCGACCATCACGTTGCAAAGATCTGTGACTTCGGTTTGGCCCGAGACATCTGTAACGATGACAGCTACATCGTCCAAGGAAAT GCCCGGCTGCCGGTGAAGTGGATGGCCCCTGAGAGCATCTTTCAGTGCGTCTACACACTGCAGAGCGACGTCTGGTCCTACGGAGTCTTACTGTGGGAGATCTTCTCTCtag GTAAGAGCCCATACCCCAACGTCTCCGTGGATACCAACTTCTACAAGATGATCAAAGATGGCGGCCACATGCGGCGTCCGGACTTCGCCCCCGCTGAGAT GTATCACCTGATGACGCTCTGCTGGAGCCTGGAGCCCACCGACAGACCCACCTTCAAGGCGATTGGCCAGCTCATCAGCAGGCTCCTCCCCTCCAACAAAGAGGCGTCATCGCATCACAGCGAGCAG GCGGCGTACCGAAACATCGACAAATGctcagaagaagaggaggaggaggtcggAGGAGAAACGctgaagagaagagaaggagaagaag AGCGCTACGAGGATGAGGAGGCGGACCCAAAGAACATCTACCAGCTGTCATGA